In the Pseudolabrys taiwanensis genome, one interval contains:
- a CDS encoding cyclase family protein, with product MPVLKPFAALVTVFFAVATAASSAATQSDLARAYRTIASKTFVDLTHSFGPDTPVWSGFGQAKMSPAADPKTKKPYTIKEDGFRSTFYEMVGQYGTHVDPPAHFAEGGITMDAIPLKQMILPLIVLDNTPYQAKDPNHAFSVDDLKAWEKKHGRVPKGAFVALRTDMAKDFDANPERFKRQPFPAWAFETIKFLYEQRGIVANGHESLDTDTTEKMLSETYLLEKGHYQIEVMANLDKVPPKGALIVVTWPKVKQGLGFPARAFAILP from the coding sequence GTGCCCGTGCTTAAGCCGTTTGCGGCCCTCGTTACCGTCTTCTTCGCGGTCGCCACAGCGGCATCGTCCGCTGCCACGCAAAGCGACCTCGCCCGTGCCTATCGCACGATTGCCAGCAAGACGTTCGTCGATCTCACGCACAGTTTCGGACCGGATACGCCGGTCTGGTCAGGCTTCGGCCAGGCGAAGATGTCGCCTGCCGCAGACCCCAAGACCAAGAAGCCGTACACGATCAAAGAAGACGGCTTTCGCAGCACATTTTATGAAATGGTCGGGCAATACGGCACGCATGTCGATCCACCGGCGCATTTCGCCGAAGGCGGCATCACCATGGACGCGATCCCGCTCAAGCAGATGATCCTGCCGTTGATCGTGCTCGACAATACGCCGTATCAGGCGAAGGACCCGAACCACGCTTTCTCGGTCGACGATCTCAAGGCCTGGGAGAAGAAGCATGGCCGCGTGCCGAAGGGCGCGTTCGTCGCGTTGCGCACCGACATGGCCAAGGACTTCGATGCGAATCCGGAGCGCTTCAAGCGCCAGCCGTTCCCGGCCTGGGCCTTCGAGACCATCAAGTTTCTCTATGAGCAGCGCGGCATCGTCGCCAATGGCCACGAGTCGCTCGACACCGACACCACCGAGAAAATGCTGTCGGAGACCTATCTGCTCGAGAAGGGGCATTATCAGATCGAGGTGATGGCCAATCTCGACAAGGTGCCGCCGAAGGGCGCGCTGATCGTGGTGACGTGGCCGAAGGTGAAGCAGGGCCTTGGTTTCCCGGCGCGCGCTTTCGCCATTTTGCCGTAG
- the mnmE gene encoding tRNA uridine-5-carboxymethylaminomethyl(34) synthesis GTPase MnmE gives MSDDLRPTIFALSSGRVPAAIAVIRISGPRAGDALTALGVKTPEPRKAGLARVRDPQSGEIIDEALALWFPGPNSETGEHVAELQLHGGRAVVAATLAALGKIEGLRPAEAGEFTRRAFENGKLDLTAVEGLADLVGAETEAQRRQAFRQMKGALGRRAETWRERLIQALALVEARIDFSDEGDVPEDLVRPALEIARTLAAEIGGALNDGTRGERLREGLVVAIAGPPNAGKSTLLNRIARREAAIVSPYAGTTRDVIEVHLDLDGWPVTLLDTAGIRETDDPVEMEGVRRAQDRAAGADLVLWVEDAGGPQAGEGGPGNTTMVQRGDGVPFRPGGAAGAASAGPGAGQNGPISWRVHNKADLLGHFKRNDFGFITNLNNESVLLSNEPLKNVVNQSLLHNNEPIIENIEHEFIISAGTGEGVDALLRALTDFTAKFLAGTESGLITRERHRLVLSQVYQALTRALSLTGQEDLLAEELRTAAAALGRLTGRVDVEDILDVIFRDFCIGK, from the coding sequence ATGTCAGATGATCTCCGCCCCACCATCTTCGCCCTGTCCTCCGGACGCGTGCCCGCGGCGATCGCCGTCATTCGGATCTCCGGCCCACGCGCGGGCGACGCGCTGACGGCGCTGGGCGTCAAAACGCCCGAACCGCGCAAGGCCGGGCTCGCACGCGTGCGCGACCCGCAATCGGGCGAGATAATCGACGAGGCGCTGGCGCTGTGGTTTCCCGGACCGAACAGCGAGACCGGGGAGCACGTCGCCGAGCTGCAGCTCCACGGCGGCCGCGCTGTCGTCGCCGCGACGCTCGCCGCGCTCGGCAAGATCGAGGGGCTGCGTCCGGCGGAGGCGGGCGAGTTCACGCGCCGCGCTTTCGAGAACGGCAAGCTCGACCTCACCGCGGTCGAAGGGCTCGCCGACCTGGTCGGCGCCGAGACCGAAGCACAGCGGCGGCAGGCGTTCCGGCAAATGAAGGGAGCGCTCGGGCGGCGCGCCGAGACTTGGCGCGAGCGGTTGATCCAGGCGCTGGCGCTGGTTGAGGCGCGCATCGATTTTTCCGACGAGGGCGATGTGCCGGAGGATCTGGTGCGGCCCGCGCTCGAGATCGCGCGGACGCTCGCGGCGGAGATTGGCGGGGCGCTCAACGACGGCACGCGCGGTGAGCGCCTGCGCGAGGGGCTGGTGGTGGCCATTGCCGGGCCGCCCAACGCCGGCAAGTCGACGCTGCTCAACCGCATCGCGCGGCGCGAGGCGGCGATCGTCTCGCCCTATGCGGGGACCACGCGCGATGTGATCGAGGTGCATCTCGATCTCGACGGCTGGCCGGTGACGCTGCTCGACACCGCCGGGATTCGCGAGACCGATGACCCGGTGGAGATGGAAGGCGTGCGCCGGGCGCAGGACCGCGCCGCGGGTGCCGACCTTGTGCTGTGGGTCGAGGACGCTGGCGGGCCGCAGGCCGGGGAGGGCGGCCCGGGCAATACGACGATGGTTCAGCGCGGCGATGGCGTGCCGTTCAGGCCGGGTGGTGCGGCTGGTGCTGCCTCGGCCGGCCCGGGGGCGGGTCAAAACGGGCCGATCAGCTGGCGGGTGCACAATAAGGCCGACCTTTTGGGTCACTTCAAAAGGAATGATTTTGGATTCATCACTAATCTTAATAATGAATCCGTTTTATTATCTAACGAACCGTTAAAAAACGTGGTTAATCAATCGTTACTACATAATAATGAACCGATTATTGAAAATATAGAACATGAGTTCATTATTTCGGCAGGCACGGGCGAGGGTGTTGATGCGCTGCTTCGGGCGTTGACAGACTTCACCGCGAAGTTTCTGGCCGGCACCGAGTCCGGCCTGATCACGCGAGAGCGGCATCGTCTGGTGCTCAGCCAAGTCTACCAGGCCTTGACGCGCGCCTTATCCCTGACCGGTCAGGAGGATCTTCTGGCCGAAGAGCTTCGAAC
- the xth gene encoding exodeoxyribonuclease III has product MSFKITTWNINSVRLRIDLVAKFLKSVRPDVLCLQETKCPDDAFPLKRFHRLGYEHVALNGQKGYHGVAIVSRAPFESFKFDNFCGKTDCRHMSVVLGERAGLKDPLTLHNFYVPAGGDEPDPTINPKFEHKLSFLDEMQAHMGLRPADKERAILVGDLNVAPLEHDVWSHKQMLKVVSHTPIECEKLAAAQKAGNWVDTMRVHTPEPEKLYTWWSYRAMENWRVSDRGRRLDHIWASDAIAGEVSKIKIFKDYRGAEKPSDHVPVTATIEV; this is encoded by the coding sequence ATGTCCTTCAAGATCACCACCTGGAACATCAATTCCGTCCGCCTGCGCATCGATCTGGTCGCCAAATTTCTCAAGAGCGTGCGGCCGGACGTGCTTTGTCTGCAGGAGACCAAGTGTCCGGACGACGCCTTTCCGCTGAAGCGCTTCCATCGGCTGGGCTACGAGCATGTCGCGCTGAACGGGCAGAAGGGCTATCACGGCGTCGCAATCGTCTCGCGCGCGCCGTTCGAGAGCTTCAAGTTCGATAACTTCTGCGGCAAGACGGATTGCCGGCATATGTCGGTGGTGCTCGGCGAGCGAGCCGGTCTGAAGGATCCGCTCACGCTGCATAATTTCTATGTGCCGGCGGGCGGCGACGAGCCCGACCCCACGATCAATCCGAAGTTCGAACACAAATTGTCGTTCCTCGATGAGATGCAGGCGCATATGGGCCTGCGTCCCGCCGACAAGGAGCGCGCCATTCTTGTTGGCGATCTCAACGTCGCGCCGCTCGAGCACGACGTGTGGAGCCACAAACAGATGCTGAAAGTGGTGTCGCACACGCCGATCGAATGCGAGAAGCTCGCGGCCGCGCAGAAGGCCGGCAATTGGGTCGATACCATGCGCGTGCACACGCCCGAGCCGGAGAAGCTCTATACGTGGTGGAGCTATCGCGCGATGGAGAACTGGCGCGTGTCGGATCGCGGCCGGCGGCTCGATCACATCTGGGCGTCGGATGCGATCGCCGGCGAAGTGTCGAAGATCAAGATCTTCAAGGATTATCGCGGCGCCGAGAAACCGTCGGATCACGTGCCGGTGACGGCGACGATCGAGGTGTAG
- a CDS encoding ABC-type transport auxiliary lipoprotein family protein: MENTARYTLIGLFTLACLFASFAFVYWIKNVGGLGERAIYTVRFEQPVSGLTEGASVLFNGIRAGAVSRIALDAGDPKRVTATISLDPAVPVRADTQVDIAYLGLTGAAAVSLKGGSREAPRLMPQNGRPPEIVAGAGAGRTLSESAQDTLRHIDDIMNQNATPLNTAITGIATFADMLGRNAPRVEGLIGGLEKLTGTGAPTKGPSVYDLTAANNFPAGEKKIAQQLVVPDPNVLLLFDSQKILTRAGDGTYGNITNAQWADNLPKLVEARLVQSFENARQLNMVSRPIDSLNPAFRLETTIRSFYIATEPTPQAVVEVTARLVSDKGDVAAARVFNATVPAKSIQAPDAVAALNEAFTKVAGEMVTWAVDSI, encoded by the coding sequence ATGGAGAACACCGCCCGCTACACACTCATCGGCCTCTTCACCCTCGCCTGTCTGTTCGCCTCATTCGCGTTCGTCTATTGGATCAAGAACGTCGGCGGACTCGGCGAACGCGCGATCTACACCGTCCGCTTTGAGCAGCCGGTGTCGGGCCTCACCGAAGGCGCCTCGGTCTTGTTCAACGGTATCCGCGCCGGCGCTGTTTCCCGCATCGCGCTCGATGCCGGCGATCCGAAGCGTGTGACCGCTACGATCTCTCTCGATCCGGCGGTGCCGGTGCGGGCCGATACGCAGGTCGATATCGCCTATCTTGGCCTTACGGGCGCCGCCGCGGTGTCACTCAAGGGCGGCTCGCGCGAAGCGCCGCGTCTAATGCCGCAGAACGGTCGACCGCCGGAGATCGTCGCTGGCGCGGGCGCCGGACGCACCTTGAGCGAGTCGGCGCAGGACACGTTGCGTCATATCGACGACATCATGAATCAAAACGCCACGCCGCTGAACACGGCCATCACCGGCATTGCCACCTTCGCCGACATGCTCGGCCGCAATGCGCCGCGCGTGGAGGGCCTTATCGGCGGCCTCGAGAAACTGACCGGCACCGGCGCGCCAACCAAAGGACCATCGGTCTACGACCTCACGGCGGCCAACAATTTTCCCGCGGGCGAAAAGAAGATCGCGCAACAACTCGTCGTGCCGGATCCGAACGTGCTCCTCTTGTTCGACTCGCAAAAGATCCTGACCCGCGCTGGCGACGGCACCTACGGCAACATCACCAATGCGCAGTGGGCCGACAATTTGCCGAAGCTTGTCGAAGCCCGTTTGGTGCAAAGCTTCGAGAACGCGCGACAGCTCAATATGGTGAGCCGGCCGATCGACTCGCTGAACCCTGCTTTCCGATTGGAAACGACCATCCGCAGCTTTTACATCGCAACCGAGCCCACGCCACAGGCGGTCGTCGAAGTGACGGCGCGGCTCGTCAGCGACAAGGGCGACGTCGCTGCCGCGCGCGTGTTCAACGCCACCGTGCCGGCCAAGAGCATCCAAGCGCCGGATGCAGTGGCTGCACTCAACGAAGCTTTCACAAAGGTCGCCGGTGAAATGGTGACCTGGGCGGTGGATTCGATTTAG
- a CDS encoding thioredoxin domain-containing protein has product MSAPQNTAHENRLAQATSPYLLQHKHNPVDWWQWGPEALAEAKRSNRPILLSVGYAACHWCHVMAHESFEDEATARVMNELFVNIKVDREERPDIDQIYMSALHMLGEQGGWPLTMFLTPAGEPVWGGTYFPKESRYGRAAFVDILHEVSRLFRDQPQKVEQNRAALLARLAQKARPEGKVVIGIEELDGAAKQIGNMFDSVLGGLRGAPKFPQPGLLEMLWRAGLRTGDARFFDTAEHSLERMSEGGIYDHLGGGFSRYSVDERWLVPHFEKMLYDNAQLLDLLALAYQRSHKELFATRARETVGWLKREMTTKEGAFCASLDADSEGEEGKFYVWSKNEVIELLGPDAGEFFAHHYDVTDDGNFEGHNILNRLQPVERGPAEEQRLSQLRDILLDARAARVRPGLDDKVLADWNGLMIAALVNAGIILEEPEWLDMAKRAFAFIAQSMTRGDRLGHSYRDGKVLFPGLASDFAAMIRAALALYEATGEKTYREQALTWQNAFDAHYSDNETGAYYLTADDATDLLLRPHSTSDDATPNPNAVAAGNLLRLAVLAGDDAFRARADRLFDHILAASARNLFGHVALLNALDLRLRAAEIVCVGSEAEHFAQLALRLPFLDRIVLRAAASTDLPAAHPAQDKLKALAGSAAFVCVAETCSLPVLEPAKIAETVEAMRERGA; this is encoded by the coding sequence ATGTCAGCACCGCAAAACACCGCGCACGAAAACCGCCTGGCGCAGGCGACCTCGCCCTATCTCCTGCAGCACAAGCACAATCCGGTCGATTGGTGGCAATGGGGACCGGAAGCCCTGGCGGAAGCCAAGCGCAGCAATCGGCCGATCTTGCTGTCGGTCGGTTATGCGGCCTGTCATTGGTGCCACGTCATGGCGCATGAAAGCTTCGAGGACGAAGCGACCGCGCGCGTGATGAACGAGCTGTTCGTCAACATCAAAGTCGACCGCGAGGAGCGGCCCGACATCGATCAGATCTACATGAGCGCCTTGCACATGCTGGGCGAGCAGGGCGGCTGGCCGCTGACCATGTTTCTGACGCCCGCCGGCGAGCCGGTATGGGGCGGCACTTACTTCCCGAAGGAATCGCGCTACGGCCGCGCGGCGTTCGTCGACATTCTCCACGAGGTCTCGCGTCTGTTTCGCGACCAGCCGCAGAAGGTCGAACAGAACCGCGCGGCACTGCTCGCGCGTCTTGCGCAGAAGGCGCGGCCCGAAGGCAAGGTCGTCATCGGGATCGAAGAGCTCGACGGCGCCGCCAAGCAGATAGGGAACATGTTCGACTCGGTGCTCGGCGGCTTGCGCGGCGCGCCGAAATTTCCGCAGCCGGGTCTGCTCGAGATGCTGTGGCGCGCCGGTTTGCGTACCGGCGATGCGCGCTTCTTCGACACCGCGGAGCATTCGCTCGAACGTATGAGCGAAGGCGGCATCTACGATCATCTCGGCGGCGGCTTCTCGCGCTATTCGGTCGATGAGCGCTGGCTGGTGCCGCATTTCGAGAAGATGCTTTACGACAATGCGCAGCTTTTGGACCTGTTGGCGCTCGCCTACCAGCGCAGCCACAAGGAACTGTTCGCAACGCGCGCCCGTGAAACGGTGGGCTGGCTCAAACGCGAGATGACGACGAAGGAGGGCGCATTCTGCGCCTCGCTCGACGCGGACTCGGAAGGCGAAGAGGGCAAGTTCTACGTCTGGTCGAAGAACGAGGTCATCGAATTGCTGGGACCGGATGCCGGCGAGTTCTTCGCGCATCATTACGATGTGACCGACGACGGCAATTTCGAGGGCCACAACATTCTCAATCGGCTGCAGCCGGTGGAGCGCGGTCCGGCCGAGGAGCAACGGCTGTCGCAGCTGCGCGACATCCTGCTCGACGCGCGCGCGGCCCGCGTACGGCCGGGGCTCGACGACAAGGTGCTGGCCGATTGGAATGGTCTGATGATCGCCGCGCTGGTGAACGCGGGCATCATTCTCGAAGAGCCGGAATGGCTCGATATGGCCAAGCGTGCCTTCGCCTTCATCGCGCAATCGATGACGCGCGGTGACCGCCTTGGCCATTCGTATCGCGACGGCAAAGTGCTGTTTCCAGGTTTGGCTTCTGACTTCGCCGCGATGATCCGCGCCGCGCTCGCGCTTTATGAAGCGACCGGCGAGAAGACTTATCGCGAGCAGGCGCTGACGTGGCAGAACGCCTTCGATGCGCACTATTCGGACAACGAGACGGGCGCTTATTACCTCACGGCGGACGATGCCACCGATCTGCTGCTGCGGCCGCATTCGACCAGCGATGACGCGACACCCAATCCAAATGCCGTCGCGGCCGGCAATCTGCTGCGGCTGGCCGTGCTTGCCGGCGACGATGCTTTCCGTGCCCGGGCCGATCGTCTATTCGACCATATCCTGGCGGCGTCGGCGCGCAATCTGTTCGGTCACGTGGCGCTTCTGAACGCACTCGATTTACGCCTGCGCGCGGCCGAGATCGTCTGCGTGGGGTCGGAGGCCGAGCATTTCGCGCAGCTGGCCTTGCGTCTGCCGTTCCTCGATCGCATCGTGCTGCGCGCGGCCGCGAGCACCGATCTACCGGCCGCGCATCCCGCGCAGGACAAGCTCAAGGCGCTGGCGGGCAGCGCGGCGTTCGTCTGCGTGGCCGAGACGTGCTCGCTGCCGGTTTTGGAACCGGCGAAGATCGCTGAAACGGTGGAGGCGATGCGCGAGCGCGGCGCATAG
- a CDS encoding carboxylesterase/lipase family protein: protein MTTFLRAAFTIGVLLLSGQVVLAQKADPAVVRTASGPVRGVIHDGLREFKGIPYAQPPVGALRWQVPQPVKPWKDVRDASQFGAACPQVSRYGLTEASNDEDCLTLNVTAPYDGKSARKKPVFVWIHGGAFVGGSSALYPLGNLATAGDLVVVSMNYRLGVFGFMAHPGFGKAYNGGYGLKDQRLALTWVKKNIAAFGGDPDNITIAGESAGGAGVCMHLIAPAETQGLYKRAIMQSAGCASPLHTVADAAKIGTKVAEAVGCSDAKTAVACMRAKPVAELTAAASKVGGSDLLAFAPAVGTKTVPLQAAEAFRTGKFVRVPVMNGGTREELRLYVAYDVQAGDKITADNYADKLKTIYGANTDTVLAKYPASNYSSAPTALGSVMSDFNPSVGLNNCIYLEQGKLMRKRVPVYELVFADRDAPPVTTDPGFEMGAVHSSELPYFFPHFDNTSKVAGPDLKPGSLALAKQMTAYWTSFARDGKPVAKDSPAWRLFKADGDVMRFDPGKVGPFDASVESNCAFWKKLYPSILTQ, encoded by the coding sequence ATGACGACATTCTTGCGGGCGGCTTTCACGATCGGCGTCCTCTTGCTCAGCGGCCAGGTCGTGCTCGCCCAGAAGGCCGATCCGGCGGTGGTGCGCACCGCATCCGGTCCGGTGCGCGGCGTCATTCATGACGGCCTGCGCGAGTTCAAAGGCATCCCCTATGCGCAGCCGCCGGTCGGCGCGCTGCGCTGGCAAGTGCCGCAGCCGGTGAAGCCTTGGAAAGATGTGCGCGACGCCAGCCAATTCGGCGCCGCCTGTCCGCAGGTATCGCGCTACGGCCTCACCGAGGCGAGCAACGACGAAGACTGCCTGACGCTCAACGTCACCGCGCCCTATGACGGCAAGTCGGCTCGCAAGAAGCCGGTGTTCGTGTGGATCCATGGCGGCGCCTTCGTCGGCGGCTCCAGCGCGCTCTATCCGCTCGGCAATCTTGCCACCGCCGGCGACCTCGTCGTGGTGTCGATGAACTACCGGCTCGGTGTGTTCGGCTTCATGGCGCATCCGGGATTCGGCAAGGCTTACAACGGCGGCTATGGCTTGAAGGATCAGCGTCTCGCGCTGACCTGGGTGAAGAAGAATATCGCAGCGTTCGGCGGCGACCCCGACAATATCACCATTGCCGGCGAGTCGGCCGGCGGCGCCGGCGTGTGCATGCATCTCATCGCGCCGGCCGAAACGCAGGGGCTCTACAAGCGCGCGATCATGCAGAGCGCGGGGTGTGCCTCACCGCTGCATACGGTTGCGGACGCGGCAAAGATCGGCACGAAAGTCGCCGAAGCCGTCGGCTGCAGCGATGCCAAGACAGCGGTCGCCTGCATGCGCGCAAAGCCGGTGGCCGAGCTGACGGCCGCGGCGAGCAAAGTCGGCGGCAGCGATCTCTTGGCCTTCGCGCCGGCGGTCGGGACCAAGACCGTGCCGCTGCAGGCGGCGGAAGCTTTCCGCACCGGCAAATTCGTGCGCGTGCCGGTGATGAACGGCGGTACGCGCGAAGAGTTGCGTCTCTACGTCGCCTACGACGTGCAGGCCGGCGACAAGATCACCGCCGACAATTACGCCGACAAGCTGAAGACGATTTACGGCGCCAACACCGACACCGTGCTGGCGAAGTATCCGGCGTCGAATTACTCGTCGGCGCCGACCGCGCTCGGCAGCGTGATGTCGGATTTCAATCCGTCGGTCGGCCTGAACAACTGCATCTATCTCGAGCAGGGCAAGCTGATGCGCAAGCGCGTGCCGGTGTATGAGCTGGTCTTCGCCGACCGCGATGCGCCGCCGGTGACGACCGATCCGGGCTTTGAGATGGGCGCGGTACACTCGTCGGAACTGCCGTATTTCTTCCCGCACTTCGACAACACCAGCAAGGTGGCGGGCCCGGACCTGAAGCCGGGATCGCTCGCCCTGGCCAAGCAGATGACGGCCTATTGGACGAGCTTCGCGCGCGACGGCAAGCCGGTGGCCAAGGATTCGCCGGCCTGGCGGCTGTTCAAGGCCGACGGCGATGTGATGCGCTTCGATCCAGGCAAGGTCGGTCCGTTCGACGCCAGCGTCGAGAGCAACTGCGCCTTCTGGAAAAAGCTCTATCCGTCGATACTGACGCAATAG
- a CDS encoding MFS transporter gives MGTEGPGWSALLSRAHLVYIVILGGGVMLYALDIYIAATVLPSAVEDIGGLDYYAWSTTLFVIAAILGSAFSGRLLQVTGPRGAYSVAALVFAVGTAICAMAPSMPVMLTGRVLQGFGGGALYALAYVVIRLVLPEALWTRAIGLMSAIWGVATLIGPAVGGTFAEMGAWRFAFWVAIPFSATFAVLAFVALPKRDGDKAADGGLPFVQIGLLILAVLVLSSASAAPSLVWNIVGAAVSLVLVALLVFAEKRSGRRILPSSAHGFATPLAALYATMALLIIGMQPQIFVPYFLQVLHGQSPLAAGYLAALTAMGWTLGSVFNANASAARARRLIVASPLMMVAALGTLAVMLPMVSKGGDWANLLPICAALLLAGVGIGQSWPHLVARVFQFAPEGERNRAAGAVTTVQLFAMAMGAATAGLAANLAGLTQADKMVGAASAAFWLPLAFALAPALAFVAALRAVAQRTRAGLPFAPEERVDGRAAAG, from the coding sequence ATGGGGACCGAAGGGCCCGGTTGGAGCGCGCTGCTGTCGCGCGCCCATCTCGTCTATATCGTCATTCTTGGCGGAGGCGTGATGCTGTACGCCCTCGACATCTATATCGCCGCGACCGTCTTGCCGTCGGCGGTCGAGGATATCGGCGGGCTCGATTACTATGCCTGGAGCACGACCTTGTTCGTGATCGCGGCCATTCTCGGTTCGGCGTTTTCCGGCCGCTTGCTGCAGGTTACCGGTCCGCGCGGCGCCTACAGCGTGGCGGCACTCGTGTTTGCAGTCGGCACCGCCATCTGTGCCATGGCGCCGAGCATGCCGGTGATGCTGACGGGCCGCGTGCTGCAGGGCTTCGGCGGCGGCGCGCTGTATGCGCTGGCCTATGTCGTGATCCGTCTCGTGTTGCCGGAAGCGCTTTGGACGCGCGCCATTGGGTTGATGTCGGCCATCTGGGGCGTTGCCACGCTCATCGGGCCGGCGGTCGGTGGGACCTTTGCCGAAATGGGCGCCTGGCGCTTCGCGTTCTGGGTCGCCATTCCCTTCAGCGCGACATTCGCCGTCCTCGCTTTCGTCGCGCTGCCGAAGCGCGATGGCGACAAGGCCGCTGACGGTGGTTTGCCGTTCGTCCAGATCGGATTGTTGATCCTGGCGGTGCTGGTGTTGTCGAGCGCGAGCGCGGCGCCAAGCCTTGTGTGGAATATCGTTGGCGCCGCGGTGTCGCTGGTGCTGGTGGCGCTTCTGGTCTTTGCCGAAAAGCGGAGTGGACGGCGGATTCTGCCAAGCAGCGCGCATGGCTTTGCGACGCCGCTTGCGGCCCTCTATGCGACGATGGCGCTGCTCATCATCGGCATGCAGCCGCAAATCTTCGTGCCGTATTTCCTGCAAGTGCTGCATGGTCAATCGCCGCTTGCGGCCGGCTATCTCGCCGCGCTGACGGCGATGGGCTGGACGCTCGGTTCGGTCTTCAACGCCAACGCTTCCGCTGCGCGCGCGCGCCGGCTGATCGTGGCGTCGCCGCTGATGATGGTGGCGGCGCTGGGCACCCTGGCGGTTATGTTGCCGATGGTCAGCAAGGGTGGTGATTGGGCGAACCTTCTGCCGATCTGCGCGGCGCTTTTGCTCGCCGGCGTCGGCATCGGCCAAAGCTGGCCGCATCTGGTGGCGCGCGTGTTCCAGTTTGCGCCGGAGGGCGAGCGCAATCGCGCCGCGGGCGCGGTCACGACGGTGCAGCTCTTTGCGATGGCCATGGGCGCGGCGACGGCCGGATTGGCCGCCAATCTCGCCGGCCTGACGCAGGCGGACAAAATGGTCGGGGCCGCCAGCGCCGCCTTCTGGCTGCCGCTCGCCTTTGCCTTGGCACCGGCGCTCGCCTTCGTCGCGGCGCTGCGGGCGGTGGCCCAGCGGACGCGCGCCGGCCTGCCGTTCGCGCCGGAGGAAAGGGTGGATGGCCGCGCGGCCGCCGGGTAA
- a CDS encoding sulfite exporter TauE/SafE family protein, whose amino-acid sequence MSVALMAALAACMLATAFLSGIFGMAGGMILIGVLLAVMPVADAMALHAVTQMASNGWRALLWWRYVRPRAAAAFLAGGLLALVAWAFFQYVPDKAVAMLLLGTLPLAVRALPARLKPDAERIDHGLLYGAISMTSMLLTGVVGPLIDTFFLGGKLGRREIVATKSFCQIVGHTSKLLYFTAFAAQATIDTTMMAVAIACSVIGTTVARRFLEAMSDTQYRTWTWHIITGVSGIYVLQGLYLLAIPTLEAAP is encoded by the coding sequence ATGTCCGTTGCCCTGATGGCCGCGCTTGCGGCGTGTATGCTCGCGACAGCGTTCCTGTCCGGCATCTTCGGCATGGCCGGCGGCATGATCCTGATCGGCGTGCTGCTCGCGGTGATGCCGGTGGCGGATGCGATGGCCCTGCACGCCGTCACCCAGATGGCATCGAACGGCTGGCGAGCGCTGCTGTGGTGGCGCTATGTGCGACCGCGGGCGGCGGCGGCTTTTCTCGCCGGCGGGCTATTGGCGCTCGTGGCCTGGGCGTTCTTCCAGTACGTGCCGGACAAGGCGGTCGCGATGCTGCTGCTCGGCACCTTGCCGCTCGCCGTGCGCGCCTTGCCCGCGCGGCTGAAGCCCGACGCCGAACGCATCGACCACGGCCTCCTTTACGGCGCGATCTCCATGACCTCGATGCTGCTCACCGGCGTGGTCGGGCCGCTGATCGACACCTTCTTCCTCGGCGGCAAGCTCGGCCGCCGCGAGATCGTGGCCACCAAATCGTTCTGCCAGATCGTCGGCCACACCTCGAAGCTGTTGTACTTCACGGCCTTCGCCGCGCAGGCCACGATCGACACGACGATGATGGCGGTGGCGATCGCCTGCTCCGTCATCGGCACGACGGTCGCGCGCCGCTTCCTGGAGGCGATGAGCGATACGCAATATCGCACCTGGACATGGCACATCATCACCGGGGTGTCCGGCATCTACGTGCTGCAAGGACTGTATCTGTTGGCGATACCAACGCTGGAGGCGGCGCCATGA